Below is a genomic region from Demequina sp..
CTCAACCACTTCCACCTGGTCGCGGGAGTTGAGCAGCATGACATTCGACGTTGCCGTCTCCCACATGGAATCGCCGACTATCGCACTCGAATACGCCGTCACCGAGTGCTTGCTGACCTCATTGGGCGCCGTTTCCACCCACATCACCACCGAATCGACGTCAATAGCGAGGGGCCTGCTGGAGGTGTTAGTGAAACGGACGTGGGCCGAGATGGTGTGGTCGTCATCGACCGAGAAACTCTCAAAGTTGCTGGTAGACGTGGGTCCGGCGGAGTACCACACCGGCGCGCAGCTCTCGAGGCCGATGGCGCTGCTCACCGTCGTATCCGGGTTCCCCTGAATCGCGACTCGGGGGTCGTCCTCGGGCTCGTCGTGGTGGCAGATCATGCCCTTCACCGCCGAGCTGCGGTTCGCGTCGCCGATCTTGCGCGGCTGCGCAGCGGGGGCGAACTGCAGCGCTGACCACGGGGCCGCCACCGCCGTCCCCTGAACGCTTGGCGTGCCGGCCGGGTCCATGGTGGCCACGGTCCCGAACGTCTGCGCGCTCCACACCAGCCCGCCGGCGAGCGCGAACAGGCCAACCGTTCCGGTGGTCACGATCGCCGCCCGCTGGCGACGAATCCGCCGTGCAGCAGGCTGAATGACCTCGTCCGCATCCCGCAGCTCAAAGCTCGCGCGGCCCGTGTTCGCCGCGGCAGTCAGCGACTCGTGCAGTTCGGTGCTCATCGCCTGCCTCCCTTCACCTCAACGACAACGGTGATGCCGTCGTCCGCCTCGTATACGTCTTCTGGGGCGAGCCCAAACTCGCCGTGTGTTCGCGTCAAGGTGGCCACCCCGTCGGCCAGATACCGGCGCACCGTGCCGGGCTGCAAACCCAGCTCGCGCGCAATCTGGCTCGCGTTGAGGCCATCGAAGTAGCGCATGACCACGCACGTGCGCTCTCGCGGCGGCAGCGACAGCACCGCCTGGTGCAGTGCCGTTCTTGTGTCCGACGCTGTGGTCGGGTCGGGCGCACTGGCGTCGGCCTCGCGGTGGTCCGGCCGTGGGCGGGCGCTCGCACGGCGGTGACCGTCGACGAGGGCGGTCTGCATCGCGCGCTTCACGTACGCATGGGCGGCGTCGAGCGGCATGGCCCGGCGACTGCCGCGGAAGGCGCGCACGAGAGCGTCCTGGAGGAGATCGTCGGCCGCGTGGTGGTCGCCGGTGAGGACGAATGCGTACCCGTAAAGCGCCCCGCCGCGCTCGCGGACGAGCGCATCAAGGGTCTCGCTCCACGTGCTCACGTCGCCGACCTCCCGCCTTCGGTGATTGTCTCACCGGCTAAGACGCAGCGGAGGGCGCAAGTGTGGGGTAGAGGTGCCGTCAGTTTGCGGACGGGGAGGTCATGACCGTGCCGTCGCTGACTGTGTAGGTGGCGCCGTCAGGCAGTGACACGAGCAGCTCGGTTGGGCCCGCGTCAGATCTGGGTCCAATGCGCACCTGCAGCGCGAGCTCGAATGGAGTGTCCCCGGCGATGGCGCTGCCGACCAAGGTGCTGTCGCTCGCGTTCCACGTGATCGAGCCCTCGAGTGGCGTCCCGGCGACGAGCACAGCCAGGTCCTCGCTCGAGTTCAGTACGCCCACCTCAGTTGACGCGGAGGTCCAGGTCGTCGTCGCGGCGAGGGTAGTGTCCGTGTTGGCGACGTCCGCCGCGAGGCCATCGGAGCCGGTCGTGAGCACGCCGATGATTCCCGCGCGGTCGAGGAGCACCGGGTAGGAGTAGTTGGCGAGGCGCCAGTTCAGCGTGATGGTGCCGGCCGCGGGATCGACGCTGACCTCCGAGGTCAGCTTCAGCGCCAGTTCCGAGGTGAGCCAGACGGTGACGCAGTCCGTGGTGACTGCAGCGTCTGTGGCCGGGTCAAGGTGGGGATTCTCGTCTCCCACCTCGCACTTCAGCCCGGCCGGCCCCGGGTATTCGGAGCCGCGCGCCCTGTTGCTCGACTCGGAGATGAGGTAGGTGGCGTCGATCGTTCCCGGGGGCCTCACGATCCCGGACGGCGACGGCTCGGGCGCGGGTTCGCCAGCGATCACGCTCGCGGTGATCCACACCGCTCCGATCGCGACCAGCACGGAAGCGGACCAGGAGAGGGCGACGTTGCGCCGATGCTTCCGGGCGCGGCGCGTTGCGGGTCCGATGGCGTCCGTCATGTCACGGCTGCCAAGCGACTCCATGCCCGCGGCGATGGCCCGGTCGACGGACTCGCTCTGAGAGGCGTCGGTCACGGCGCGCACGCGGTCTTCCGCCGACAGTGCGCGCATCTGTTCGCGCACCTCGGCGTCGGCCTGGTCTACGGTCGCGGGCCCGGCCCCGCGTCGGAAGGTGCGGTAGAGCGCCTCCTTGACGAGGTCATCCGCCGCATCGCGGCTCTCGGTGAGCGCGAACGCGTACCCGTATAGCGCGGGACCGCGATCGCGCATCAGCGCCTCAAGCGTCTCGCTCCACTTGCTCATTCGTGCCTCCCAAGTGTGCGAGTCTGCCATGAACCGGGCGGCGGCGGAGAAGTGTGGGTCAGAAGTTGTCCACAGCGCTTGACAGCCCAAAGCGCCCTTGTGCAATGGTGAAACCTCGACAATCCGATACCAGAGTGGTATCAAGGAGGTATGGCTATGACACTGAGACTCGACGAGCGGCACGACGAGATGCTCGCGCGCCTTGCCGAGAAATGGGGCGTCTCCAAGAACGAGGCAGTCCTCCGCGCGGTAGAGGCGGCAGATAGTGGCACGGACCTGGACCTCGATGTTGCGTCGGCGTACGGGCGCGCAGTTTTTCAGTACAAGGACGCGCTTGACCGCCTTGGGTCTGTCTAGATGATCCGCTATCTCGATTACCGACACATCGTCGACATCGTGCATGCGGAGGGACTCGGTCCCATTCGAGACGCGGGACTCCTCAAGTCCGCGATAGAGCGACCGCAAACAACGCTCATGGGTGTCGACGCCTATCCATCGCTTCACCTCAAGGCGGCCGCGCTAGCGCACTCGCTATGTCTCAACCATGCGCTCGTGGACGGCAACAAGCGCATTGCTGCAATCGGGCTCTACGTGTTCCTCGGAATCAACGGGGAGGATCTGGTGCTCACCAATGACGAACTCTTCGACCTCGTCATGGCCGTGGCCTCCGGCGAGCTGCGCGACGTTCCCGAGATAGCGGCGAGGCTGCGTACCCAACCCAGGTGAGCGTCGGGCCGTATCGCGCACGCGAAACCTGTGCCAGAATGAAACCGATGTTTACGTCGATCATCATTCCGTAGCGCGTCGGTCACCCCCCGACGCGCAGCCTCCCGCACCCATGGGAGGCTTTTTTGTTGGGAAATGGCCGCGCACAACCAGAAGGAGTCACCGATGTCCGATCTCACAGTTGAGGTCTACGACACCACGCTGCGCGACGGCGCGCAGCAGGAGGGCATGAACCTGTCCGTTGCGGACAAGATGGCGATTGCGCCCCTTCTTGATGAGCTCGGCGTGGGCATCATCGAGGGCGGCTGGCCCGGCGCCGTGCCCAAGGACACCGAGTTCTTTGCCCTGGTAAACAAGGAACTGAAGTTCACCAACGCGCAGTTCGCGGCGTTCGGCATGACGCGCCGCGCGGGCTCCACGGCTGCGGCGGACCCCCAAGTGCGCGCGCTGCTGGACTCCGAGGCGCCCATCATCACCCTCGTGGCCAAGAGCGACATCCGGCACGCCGAGCGTGCGCTGCGCGTCAGCGGCGACGAGAACCTCGCGATGATCGAGGAGACCGTCGCGTTCCTGGCCGGAGAGGGGCGGCGCGTCGTCCTCGACGCCGAGCACTTCTTCGACGGCTACCGCTTTGACCCCGAGTACGCCGTCCGCGCGCTCCTCGCGGCGGAAGCGGGCGGGGCGTCCACGCTGTGCCTCTGTGACACGAACGGCGGCATGCTGCCCGACGACGTGGCCGGGATCGTCGCGGCCGTGCGGGGGCGGACGTCGGTTCAGCTGGGCATGCACGCGCACAACGATTCCGGCTGCGCTGTGGCGAACTCGATGGCGGCGGTTTCTGCGGGGGCCACGCATGTCCAGGGCTGCGTCAACGGCTACGGCGAGCGCACGGGCAACGCGGACCTCGTCGCGATCGTCGCGAACCTCGAGCTCAAGCGCGGCGCCGTGGCGCTGAAGGGCAACGGGCTCGCCGAGTCCACACGCATCGCCCACGCGATCTCCGAGATCACCAACATCGCGCCGTTCGCGCGCCAGCCCTACGTGGGCGCGTCGGCGTTCGCACACAAGGCGGGCATCCACGCGTCGGCCATCAAGGTAGACCCGGACCTCTATCAGCACACCCAGCCCGAATACGTGGGCAACGACATGCGCATGCTCGTCTCCGAGATGGCGGGCCGCGCGTCGATCGAGCTCAAAGGCAAGGAACTGGGCTTTGACCTCAGCGGCCAGACGGAGCTGCTCGGTCGCGTCACCGAGCGTGTCAAGAACGCGGAGGCGCAGGGCTACACGTACGACGCGGCCGACGCGTCGTTCGAGCTGCTGCTGCGCTGGGAACTCGGACAGGCGCCCAAGTACTGGGACGTGGAGACGTGGCGCGTGCGCGTCTCGTCCACGCCGGGCGATCCCCGCAACGCCGACGCGGAGGCCGTCATCAAGCTTCACGCCGGTGGGGGAGAGCGCGTTGTCACCGTGGGCGAGGGCAACGGGCCGGTCAACGCATTGGACCACGCGCTACGCGTGGCGCTCGAGTCCGTCTACCCGGAGATCGCGCGGTTCGAGCTCGTCGACTTCAAGGTGCGCATCATGGACGCGTCCCACGGCACCGACGCGGTGACGCGGGTGCTCATCACCACGGTCGATTCCGAGACCGGCCTGTCGTGGCGCACCGTTGGAGTCGGCCCGAACATCATCGAGGCGTCGTGGGAGGCCCTCACCGATGCGCTGTTCTATGGACTGCTCAAGCTGGACGTGACGCCCAACCCGTAGACAGCGTCGGGCCTAGGCGCCTAGACCGCGGTGCCCACCAGGCTGCCGATGCCGTAGGTGATCGCCATCGCGAGCGCGCCGCCGACGACGTTGCGCAGCACGCCGATGCGGCGCTTGGAGCGGCCGAGCCGCGCGGAGATGAAACCGGTCGCGGCGAGCGCCACGACGACGATCGCGAAGGTCGCGGCGATGCGCGCGGCGTCCGGCGCCAGCAGCATCGTGAGGAGCGGGAACAGCCCGCCGGTGGTGAAGGCGATGAAGCTTGCGATGCCGGCCGACCACGGGTTGACGATGTCGTCCGGGTCGATGCCGAGGTGCATCTTGGCGTGAATCGCGACCGGGTCGTGGTCGTGCTGCTCGGTGGCCGCACGCCGGGCAGTGTCCTCGGACATGCCCGTCTCCATGTTGAGGCGCACGAGCTGCTCGAGCTCCCAGTCGGGCCGCGTCTCCTGCCACAGCTGCTCGCGCTTGAGCTGCGCGCGCTCGGCGTCACGCTGGCTCGAGACCGAGACATACTCGCCGATGCCCATGCTCAGCGCACCGGCCGCAATTCCCGCGATACCTGCGGTGACGATGATGCCTTGAGGGGGGTTCGCAGCCGCGACGCCGACGAGCAGCGCGGCCACAGAGACCACGCCGTCGTTCGCACCCAGCACACCGGCGCGCAGCCAGTTGAGGCGCGCCGAGAGGTTTTCTTCCTCGAGGTGCTCCTCGAATTCTTCCTCCACCATGCGTTCAGGGTAGGGAAGCGCTCGCGGGCGGCGCTAGGAAGGTAAGCCTGTCTTCGGAGGGCCGAACTTTCGCTATGCCTGGAAGGCTCGGACCTCTATCGGCAGCCCGACGGCGCGGCTGGCTTGGGCGGCCCAGTCCTGTGCGGCCTCTGGAGAGTCCGCGCGAAGGATCCAGAAGCCGCCCATGGCCTCACGGGTCTCGAGGTACGGGCCCTCGGTGACGAGCGGCGGATCGCCGGCGGTCACCACGCGGGCAGCGCCCGCAAACTCGAGGCCGTTGGTCCAGACGAGGGCGTCCTGTGCGCGCATCCGGTCATTCAGCGCGCCAACGCGCGCCATGATCTCGTCGATGTTGTCGGGCACGGCGCTCGGGTCCTGCACGTAGTACATCGCGAGCATGTAGTCGGTCATGGTCTCTCCCTTCTGGCAACTCTACGAACGGCCGCGCGCGATTTCGACAGGGTAGCCGCGACGATCCCCGCGACCTACTCAAGGTGCGCGACTACGCCCGGTGTCCCATCACCGCGGTGCCTACTCGCACGATGGTCGCACCCTCCGCGATGGCCCACTCGAGGTCGTTGGACATGCCCATCGACAGCTCCCACGCGGAGCTCAGCGGCACGGACCCGCGCTCCGAACGAATAAGCGCCTGATCC
It encodes:
- a CDS encoding sigma-70 family RNA polymerase sigma factor, producing MSTWSETLDALVRERGGALYGYAFVLTGDHHAADDLLQDALVRAFRGSRRAMPLDAAHAYVKRAMQTALVDGHRRASARPRPDHREADASAPDPTTASDTRTALHQAVLSLPPRERTCVVMRYFDGLNASQIARELGLQPGTVRRYLADGVATLTRTHGEFGLAPEDVYEADDGITVVVEVKGGRR
- a CDS encoding CopG family transcriptional regulator; the protein is MTLRLDERHDEMLARLAEKWGVSKNEAVLRAVEAADSGTDLDLDVASAYGRAVFQYKDALDRLGSV
- a CDS encoding type II toxin-antitoxin system death-on-curing family toxin, whose amino-acid sequence is MIRYLDYRHIVDIVHAEGLGPIRDAGLLKSAIERPQTTLMGVDAYPSLHLKAAALAHSLCLNHALVDGNKRIAAIGLYVFLGINGEDLVLTNDELFDLVMAVASGELRDVPEIAARLRTQPR
- the cimA gene encoding citramalate synthase produces the protein MSDLTVEVYDTTLRDGAQQEGMNLSVADKMAIAPLLDELGVGIIEGGWPGAVPKDTEFFALVNKELKFTNAQFAAFGMTRRAGSTAAADPQVRALLDSEAPIITLVAKSDIRHAERALRVSGDENLAMIEETVAFLAGEGRRVVLDAEHFFDGYRFDPEYAVRALLAAEAGGASTLCLCDTNGGMLPDDVAGIVAAVRGRTSVQLGMHAHNDSGCAVANSMAAVSAGATHVQGCVNGYGERTGNADLVAIVANLELKRGAVALKGNGLAESTRIAHAISEITNIAPFARQPYVGASAFAHKAGIHASAIKVDPDLYQHTQPEYVGNDMRMLVSEMAGRASIELKGKELGFDLSGQTELLGRVTERVKNAEAQGYTYDAADASFELLLRWELGQAPKYWDVETWRVRVSSTPGDPRNADAEAVIKLHAGGGERVVTVGEGNGPVNALDHALRVALESVYPEIARFELVDFKVRIMDASHGTDAVTRVLITTVDSETGLSWRTVGVGPNIIEASWEALTDALFYGLLKLDVTPNP
- a CDS encoding VIT family protein, translated to MVEEEFEEHLEEENLSARLNWLRAGVLGANDGVVSVAALLVGVAAANPPQGIIVTAGIAGIAAGALSMGIGEYVSVSSQRDAERAQLKREQLWQETRPDWELEQLVRLNMETGMSEDTARRAATEQHDHDPVAIHAKMHLGIDPDDIVNPWSAGIASFIAFTTGGLFPLLTMLLAPDAARIAATFAIVVVALAATGFISARLGRSKRRIGVLRNVVGGALAMAITYGIGSLVGTAV
- a CDS encoding YciI family protein is translated as MTDYMLAMYYVQDPSAVPDNIDEIMARVGALNDRMRAQDALVWTNGLEFAGAARVVTAGDPPLVTEGPYLETREAMGGFWILRADSPEAAQDWAAQASRAVGLPIEVRAFQA